A genome region from Hymenobacter tibetensis includes the following:
- a CDS encoding glycoside hydrolase family 28 protein, with translation MIKSLAFLSLLSLPGVAVAQQSALPPVKTTSFRADTFSIAKYGAVADALTSNTAAFQKAIDECSQKGGGVVLVPRGQWLTGPIEMRSNVNLHVAAGALVQFSDNRADYKLHKTNWEGLDAVRNQALIYGKNLENVAITGKGILDGAGEAWWMVQKGRSTEGEWKQLVASGGFLNEKQDRWYPSAQSLKGTTVKEAGVITEEKSEIKDFEDIKDYLRPDFLVLDQCKRLLFEGVTFQNSPAWTVHPMRSEDVIVRNINVLNGPYTPNTDALDLESCKNGIVEGCTFSAGDDAICIKSGRNEQGRKRAMPTENFIIRNCKVYRGHGGFVIGSEMSGGARNLYVSNITMIGTDIGLRFKTTRGRGGVVENIFIQDIDMKDIPGEAILFDMYYMIKDPTPQVAGSKERPVSPAKPVDESTPQFRKIQIRNVTCNGAKTGIMVRGLPEMAIKDISIENAVLQSDKGLVCIEADNISLKNVTLLPTSTDPVMEVHNSQNITLDNIKYAPGATVLLRVSGAEKAKNVRLVNTDASKAKKDIEYGQNVKKKAVVVLKR, from the coding sequence ATGATAAAGTCCCTTGCCTTTCTCTCCTTACTTAGCTTACCTGGCGTGGCCGTGGCTCAGCAATCCGCTTTGCCACCCGTCAAAACCACTTCGTTTCGCGCTGATACATTTTCCATTGCCAAGTACGGCGCAGTAGCCGATGCCCTAACGTCAAACACCGCGGCCTTTCAGAAAGCCATAGACGAATGCAGCCAGAAGGGTGGGGGCGTGGTGCTCGTGCCGCGCGGGCAGTGGCTAACCGGCCCGATTGAGATGCGCAGCAACGTAAACCTGCACGTTGCGGCCGGAGCCCTAGTCCAGTTCAGCGACAACCGCGCTGACTACAAACTCCACAAAACCAACTGGGAGGGCCTCGATGCCGTGCGCAACCAAGCCCTGATCTACGGCAAGAACCTAGAAAACGTAGCCATAACCGGCAAAGGCATCCTCGACGGGGCCGGCGAAGCGTGGTGGATGGTGCAAAAAGGCCGCTCCACGGAAGGCGAGTGGAAGCAGCTAGTGGCCTCGGGCGGCTTCTTGAACGAGAAGCAGGACCGGTGGTACCCCTCGGCCCAAAGCCTGAAAGGCACTACCGTGAAGGAAGCCGGCGTGATAACCGAGGAGAAATCGGAAATCAAGGATTTCGAGGACATCAAGGATTATCTGCGGCCCGATTTCCTGGTGCTCGACCAGTGCAAGCGGCTGCTCTTTGAGGGCGTTACGTTCCAGAACTCACCCGCCTGGACCGTGCACCCCATGCGCAGCGAGGACGTAATCGTGCGCAACATCAACGTGCTCAACGGCCCCTACACGCCCAATACCGACGCCCTGGATTTAGAATCCTGCAAAAACGGTATCGTGGAAGGCTGCACATTTAGCGCCGGCGACGATGCTATTTGCATCAAATCCGGCCGCAACGAGCAGGGGCGCAAGCGGGCCATGCCCACCGAGAACTTCATCATTCGCAACTGCAAGGTGTACCGTGGCCACGGCGGCTTCGTGATTGGCAGCGAAATGTCGGGCGGGGCGCGCAACCTGTACGTGAGCAACATTACCATGATTGGCACCGACATCGGGCTGCGCTTCAAAACCACCCGCGGCCGCGGGGGCGTCGTGGAGAACATCTTCATTCAGGACATCGATATGAAAGACATTCCCGGCGAGGCCATCTTGTTCGACATGTACTATATGATTAAGGACCCCACGCCGCAGGTGGCGGGCTCCAAGGAGCGCCCTGTTTCGCCGGCCAAACCCGTGGATGAAAGCACGCCGCAATTCCGCAAAATCCAGATCCGCAACGTGACCTGCAACGGCGCCAAAACCGGCATTATGGTGCGCGGCCTGCCCGAAATGGCCATCAAGGACATCAGCATCGAAAATGCCGTGCTGCAGAGCGACAAAGGACTAGTCTGCATCGAAGCCGACAACATCAGCCTCAAAAACGTGACCTTGTTGCCCACCAGCACCGACCCCGTGATGGAAGTGCACAACAGCCAGAACATCACCCTCGACAACATCAAGTACGCCCCCGGCGCCACAGTACTACTACGCGTATCCGGTGCCGAAAAAGCCAAGAACGTCCGCCTAGTAAACACCGACGCCTCGAAAGCCAAAAAGGACATCGAATACGGCCAAAACGTGAAGAAAAAGGCGGTTGTAGTATTAAAGCGTTAG